From the genome of bacterium, one region includes:
- the ychF gene encoding redox-regulated ATPase YchF: MATTVGLLGRPGSGKNTLFSLMSGHRAEAIHLGAGVKPQRAVVMVPDSRLDALAAIYKPKKVTPVHFEVMNLPGFGPSDDRKLVASILANYRNCQAVALAVNLFADRKEEDAARETADFLEELMMIDLLQIEEILPALKKRAAGKEPDARAKFEKLSEIKSALDDGKPALNVLGSEEEHKLVREYGLITTRPFMIVGNIADSDVGRNAGPLSGLAANFGAAYFEIAAKLEEELALMLNEDERREFMDEFGVKEPGLNRFIRAVFELLGLKIFFTCGDSEVRAWTVGRDGTALDAAAEIHTDMARGFIKADIMKSSDLIEAGSPAPLRAAGKIKLVGRDHPVEDGDVILIRFNV; encoded by the coding sequence ATGGCGACGACGGTTGGGCTTTTGGGACGGCCGGGATCCGGCAAAAACACGCTCTTTTCCCTGATGAGCGGGCACCGCGCGGAAGCGATTCATCTCGGAGCGGGAGTAAAGCCCCAACGCGCGGTTGTTATGGTGCCCGATTCGCGTCTCGACGCTCTTGCAGCGATCTACAAGCCCAAAAAGGTCACTCCTGTCCATTTCGAAGTGATGAACCTGCCGGGTTTCGGCCCGTCGGACGACCGGAAGCTGGTTGCTTCGATTCTGGCGAATTACCGCAACTGCCAGGCAGTCGCGCTGGCCGTGAATCTGTTCGCGGACAGAAAAGAAGAGGACGCCGCACGGGAAACCGCCGACTTCCTTGAAGAGCTGATGATGATAGACCTGTTGCAGATAGAGGAAATTCTTCCCGCGCTCAAAAAGCGCGCGGCGGGCAAAGAGCCGGACGCCAGGGCGAAATTCGAAAAGCTTTCGGAAATCAAATCCGCGCTTGACGACGGCAAACCGGCGCTGAATGTCCTCGGTTCGGAAGAAGAACACAAACTTGTGCGGGAGTACGGGCTGATTACGACGCGGCCGTTCATGATTGTGGGCAACATCGCCGATTCGGATGTCGGCAGGAATGCGGGGCCGCTGTCCGGGCTTGCGGCAAACTTCGGGGCGGCCTATTTCGAGATCGCCGCCAAGCTGGAAGAAGAGCTTGCATTGATGCTGAATGAAGATGAAAGACGGGAGTTTATGGACGAATTCGGCGTGAAAGAACCCGGACTGAATCGGTTCATTCGCGCTGTTTTCGAGCTGCTGGGGCTCAAAATCTTTTTCACCTGCGGCGATTCCGAAGTCCGCGCCTGGACGGTGGGACGGGATGGCACGGCGCTTGACGCGGCGGCCGAAATCCACACCGACATGGCGCGCGGTTTTATCAAGGCGGACATTATGAAATCCTCGGACCTGATAGAAGCAGGCAGCCCTGCGCCACTAAGGGCAGCGGGCAAAATAAAGCTTGTGGGCAGGGATCATCCCGTGGAAGACGGAGATGTGATCCTGATCCGCTTCAACGTTTGA
- a CDS encoding S1 RNA-binding domain-containing protein has translation MNDVVQGRIAEIRNFGAFVWLQNGKKGLVHISEISDSYVKDIHSAVKPNQKVKVKVLSIQEDGRIELSIKQASSLEYTKPPLPDPRDELRENVEMFLGEPPNINFSHDHHRHDDFEGMLKNFKKHSSENNLDVKRSIEAKRGGMKKRR, from the coding sequence GTGAACGATGTCGTTCAAGGCAGAATCGCGGAGATCCGCAACTTCGGCGCGTTCGTTTGGCTGCAGAACGGAAAGAAGGGGCTCGTTCACATTAGCGAGATTAGTGACAGCTATGTGAAGGACATCCACAGTGCCGTTAAGCCCAACCAAAAGGTGAAGGTCAAGGTTCTATCCATACAGGAAGACGGCAGGATCGAGCTGTCGATCAAGCAGGCGTCCAGTCTGGAATACACCAAGCCTCCTTTACCCGACCCGAGGGACGAACTCCGCGAGAACGTCGAGATGTTCCTGGGCGAGCCGCCCAACATCAACTTTTCACACGACCACCATCGCCATGACGATTTCGAAGGAATGCTCAAAAACTTCAAGAAGCATTCCAGCGAAAACAACTTGGACGTGAAAAGGAGCATCGAGGCTAAACGCGGAGGCATGAAAAAAAGGCGTTAG